The following are from one region of the Litorilinea aerophila genome:
- a CDS encoding cytochrome C oxidase subunit IV family protein, producing the protein MNATHDTTRIYWRIFAALMLLLVVTVAVAYVDLGPLSAAVAMTIAVVKALLVILYFMHVRYSSRLTWLFAGTGFVWLAILALLTLSDYLSRAWVGA; encoded by the coding sequence ATGAACGCGACCCACGACACCACCCGGATCTACTGGCGAATCTTCGCGGCCCTGATGCTCCTGTTGGTAGTCACGGTGGCTGTGGCCTACGTGGACCTGGGGCCCCTGAGCGCCGCGGTCGCCATGACCATCGCCGTGGTCAAGGCACTGCTGGTGATCCTCTACTTCATGCACGTCCGCTACAGCAGCCGGCTGACGTGGCTCTTTGCCGGCACTGGATTCGTCTGGCTGGCCATCCTGGCGCTGTTGACCCTCAGCGACTACCTGTCCCGGGCCTGGGTGGGCGCCTGA
- a CDS encoding cytochrome c oxidase subunit 3: MADTSTVAVSPMAEPEAETGREEQEHEASLLGMWTFLATEVLFFGGLIVAFLVYRAAYTPVFREASTHLNVLLGTVNTAVLLTSSLTMALAVDAAARRQRQRLVWLLLATAGLGLVFLGIKAVEYSLEFREHLFPGPGFVWEGDQGNVAQLFFVLYFVMTGLHALHLILGIGAVGVMSWLAHRGWYDESPTPVEVLGLYWHFIDIVWIFLFPLLYLLRH; encoded by the coding sequence ATGGCTGATACCAGCACTGTCGCCGTTTCCCCTATGGCCGAGCCGGAGGCCGAGACCGGCCGGGAAGAGCAGGAGCATGAGGCCAGCCTGTTGGGCATGTGGACCTTCCTGGCCACGGAAGTCCTCTTCTTCGGCGGGCTGATTGTGGCGTTTCTGGTCTACCGTGCCGCCTATACGCCGGTCTTCCGGGAGGCCAGCACCCACCTGAACGTGCTCCTGGGCACAGTCAACACGGCAGTCCTCCTCACCAGCAGCCTGACCATGGCTCTGGCCGTGGATGCGGCCGCGCGACGCCAGCGGCAGCGCCTGGTCTGGCTGCTGCTGGCCACGGCCGGCTTAGGGCTGGTCTTTTTGGGGATCAAAGCGGTGGAGTACTCGCTGGAGTTTCGAGAACATCTCTTCCCCGGCCCAGGCTTTGTGTGGGAGGGCGACCAGGGGAACGTGGCCCAGCTCTTTTTCGTGCTCTACTTTGTGATGACCGGGCTACACGCCCTCCACCTGATCCTGGGCATTGGGGCAGTCGGGGTGATGAGCTGGCTGGCCCACCGGGGCTGGTACGATGAGTCTCCCACTCCCGTCGAGGTGCTGGGGCTCTACTGGCACTTCATCGATATCGTCTGGATCTTCCTCTTTCCCCTGCTCTACCTGCTGAGGCACTGA
- the ctaD gene encoding cytochrome c oxidase subunit I: MAVTSPTLARHPTYLNVSYTARSWLLTTDHKRIGMLYLATITCFFFIGGLAATLIRLELLTPQGDLMLPETYNKLFTMHGTIMIFFFLVPSIPATLGNFLVPIMIGAQDMAFPRLNLASWYVFVLGSLFALFSLIAGGVDTGWTFYTPYSTTYSNGYVIAMAVGIFIAGFSSIFTGINIIVTVHKLRAPGMTWFRLPLFVWAQYATALIMVLGTPVLAITLLLVAVERLWGVGIFDPALGGDPLLFQHLFWFYSHPAVYIMILPGMGVINELITCFARKPIYGYKFIAASSLAIAVFGFLVWGHHMFVSGQSIYAGLIFSALSFIVAIPSAVKVFNWTATLYKGNIALDTPMLYALGFIGLFTIGGLTGLFLATLPIDVHVTDTYFVVAHFHYIMVGGMIMAYLGGIHFWWPKISGRMYPEGWGKAAAIIIFVGFNLTFFPQFILGYEGMPRRYYEYAPYYQVLNVMSTAGASILAVGYILPLLYLFWSMRNGAIAGANPWRATGLEWQIPSPPPPHNFEAPVVVTAPPYQYNPEDLSYTPQGTVGATPEEDHG, translated from the coding sequence ATGGCCGTGACGTCGCCGACGCTGGCACGACATCCCACCTACCTGAACGTCAGCTATACGGCCCGCTCCTGGCTGTTGACCACCGACCACAAGCGCATCGGCATGCTCTACCTGGCCACCATCACCTGCTTCTTCTTCATCGGCGGGTTGGCGGCCACCCTCATCCGCCTGGAGCTGTTGACGCCCCAGGGGGATCTGATGTTGCCGGAGACCTATAACAAGCTGTTCACCATGCACGGCACCATCATGATCTTCTTCTTCCTGGTGCCCTCCATTCCGGCGACCCTGGGCAACTTTCTGGTCCCCATCATGATCGGCGCCCAGGACATGGCCTTCCCCCGGCTCAACCTGGCCAGCTGGTATGTCTTCGTGCTGGGCAGCCTCTTTGCCCTCTTTTCCCTGATTGCCGGCGGTGTGGACACGGGCTGGACCTTCTACACGCCCTACAGCACCACCTACTCCAACGGCTACGTCATCGCCATGGCGGTGGGGATCTTCATTGCCGGCTTCTCCTCGATTTTCACAGGCATCAACATCATCGTCACCGTGCACAAGCTGCGGGCGCCCGGGATGACCTGGTTCCGACTGCCCCTCTTCGTGTGGGCCCAGTACGCCACGGCCCTGATCATGGTCCTGGGGACGCCGGTCCTGGCCATCACCCTCCTGCTGGTGGCGGTGGAACGGCTGTGGGGCGTGGGCATCTTCGACCCGGCCCTGGGCGGCGATCCCCTGCTCTTCCAGCACCTCTTCTGGTTCTACTCCCACCCGGCCGTGTACATCATGATTTTGCCCGGCATGGGGGTCATCAACGAGCTCATCACCTGTTTCGCCCGCAAGCCCATCTACGGTTACAAATTCATCGCGGCCTCCAGCCTGGCCATCGCCGTCTTCGGCTTCCTGGTCTGGGGACACCACATGTTCGTGAGCGGGCAGTCCATCTACGCCGGCCTCATCTTCTCGGCTTTGAGCTTCATCGTGGCCATCCCCTCGGCGGTGAAGGTGTTCAACTGGACGGCCACCCTCTACAAGGGGAACATCGCCCTGGACACGCCCATGTTGTACGCCCTGGGTTTCATCGGCCTGTTTACCATCGGCGGCCTGACCGGCCTGTTCCTGGCCACCCTGCCCATCGACGTCCACGTGACCGACACCTATTTCGTGGTGGCCCACTTCCACTACATCATGGTGGGCGGCATGATCATGGCCTACCTGGGCGGCATCCACTTCTGGTGGCCCAAAATCTCCGGGCGGATGTATCCCGAAGGGTGGGGGAAGGCCGCGGCCATCATCATCTTTGTGGGCTTCAACCTGACCTTCTTCCCCCAGTTTATCCTGGGCTATGAGGGCATGCCCCGGCGCTACTACGAGTACGCCCCCTACTATCAGGTGCTGAACGTCATGTCCACCGCGGGCGCGTCCATCCTGGCCGTGGGCTACATCCTGCCCCTGCTCTACCTCTTCTGGTCCATGCGCAACGGCGCCATCGCCGGGGCCAACCCCTGGCGGGCCACCGGCCTGGAGTGGCAGATCCCGTCGCCGCCGCCGCCCCACAACTTCGAGGCGCCGGTGGTGGTCACGGCCCCGCCCTACCAGTACAACCCGGAAGATTTGAGCTACACGCCCCAGGGCACCGTGGGGGCCACCCCGGAGGAAGACCATGGCTGA
- the coxB gene encoding cytochrome c oxidase subunit II, protein MWNLPFLPQDASTVAGRVDLLFLTLIGLALLFAVPVAALVIYFAVKYRRGTPASRAGALHQNMALEVTWIVIPLGLALGIFFWGARLYVDLYRLPADGLDIYVVGKQWMWKFQHPTGQREINELHVPAGRPIRLTMISEDVIHSFYVPAFRVKRDVLPGNYTTAWFEATEPGSYDLFCAEFCGTEHSRMVGRVIVMEPRQYAEWLTRQPITGAAPIPEASGQAAGGGQPATLAEAGAQLFQSLGCSSCHLADGSGPAPSLVGLYGREVTLADGQTVTADTQYLRESILNPNAQVVAGYNPIMPTFAGQVSEEQLAALLEYIKSLGGSPAESGGQSPGSN, encoded by the coding sequence ATGTGGAACTTGCCATTTTTGCCTCAAGATGCTTCGACCGTCGCGGGCCGGGTGGATCTGCTCTTCCTGACCTTGATCGGCCTGGCTCTGCTCTTTGCCGTGCCGGTGGCCGCCCTGGTCATCTACTTTGCCGTCAAGTATCGGCGGGGCACGCCGGCCAGCCGGGCCGGCGCCCTCCACCAGAACATGGCCCTGGAGGTCACCTGGATCGTCATTCCCCTGGGGCTGGCCCTGGGGATCTTCTTCTGGGGTGCGCGGCTGTACGTGGACCTCTACCGGCTGCCGGCGGACGGGCTGGACATCTACGTGGTGGGCAAGCAATGGATGTGGAAGTTCCAGCACCCCACAGGCCAGCGAGAGATCAACGAACTCCACGTGCCCGCGGGGCGCCCCATCCGCCTGACCATGATTTCCGAAGATGTGATTCACAGCTTTTACGTCCCGGCGTTCCGGGTCAAGCGAGACGTGTTGCCCGGGAACTACACCACCGCCTGGTTTGAGGCCACCGAGCCGGGCAGCTATGACCTCTTCTGTGCCGAATTTTGCGGCACAGAACATTCCCGCATGGTGGGCCGGGTCATCGTGATGGAGCCCCGCCAGTACGCCGAGTGGCTGACCCGGCAGCCCATCACCGGTGCGGCGCCCATTCCAGAGGCATCGGGCCAGGCGGCTGGGGGCGGGCAGCCTGCCACCCTGGCCGAAGCCGGGGCGCAGCTCTTCCAGAGCCTGGGCTGCAGTAGCTGCCACCTGGCGGACGGCAGCGGGCCGGCGCCCTCGCTGGTAGGGCTCTATGGCCGGGAGGTCACCCTGGCCGATGGCCAGACCGTGACCGCGGATACCCAATATCTCCGGGAGTCCATCCTGAACCCCAACGCCCAGGTGGTAGCCGGCTACAACCCCATCATGCCCACCTTCGCCGGCCAGGTGAGTGAGGAACAGCTCGCCGCGCTGCTGGAGTACATCAAGTCGTTGGGAGGGAGCCCGGCGGAAAGCGGCGGGCAGAGCCCGGGCAGCAACTGA
- a CDS encoding SCO family protein, whose protein sequence is MKAIRYGLLSLLLASWLALSAGGWGVPALAWDGGPADDVLQEIGFDQRLDEPIPLDLPFRDEAGQVVTLAEYFHDLPVILVMGYFTCPNLCSLVRQGLVESLQPLKFTAGQEFQVVEVSIDPGESPQVAAAVKQQNLWAYGRPGSEGGWHFLVGEEDSIQRLAQAVGFRYRYDPEQDQYAHPSGIVLLTPDGRVARYFFGLTYPERDLRLGLMEAAEGRIGSPIDQVLLYCYHYDPATGRYSLLINNVLRVAGLVTVLGLGGLLLVLFQRGGAGEESFRQVDRGAGQEDVVHGEKAG, encoded by the coding sequence GTGAAGGCGATACGGTATGGTCTGCTGAGCCTGCTCCTGGCCAGCTGGCTGGCGCTCTCAGCAGGCGGCTGGGGTGTTCCGGCGCTGGCCTGGGATGGCGGACCGGCGGATGACGTTCTGCAGGAAATCGGCTTCGACCAGCGGCTGGATGAGCCCATACCCCTGGACTTGCCCTTTCGGGATGAAGCGGGTCAGGTGGTGACGCTGGCCGAGTACTTCCACGACCTGCCCGTGATCCTGGTGATGGGCTACTTCACCTGTCCTAACCTGTGCTCGCTGGTGCGCCAGGGGCTGGTGGAAAGCCTGCAGCCCCTGAAGTTCACCGCCGGTCAGGAGTTTCAGGTGGTGGAAGTCAGCATCGACCCTGGCGAGAGCCCCCAGGTGGCCGCGGCTGTGAAACAGCAGAACCTGTGGGCCTACGGCCGGCCGGGCAGCGAAGGGGGCTGGCACTTCCTGGTGGGCGAAGAGGACTCCATCCAGCGGCTGGCCCAGGCGGTGGGCTTTCGCTATCGCTACGACCCGGAGCAGGATCAGTACGCCCATCCCAGCGGCATCGTCCTGCTGACGCCCGACGGACGGGTGGCCCGCTACTTTTTCGGGCTTACCTACCCGGAGCGGGATCTGCGCCTGGGGTTGATGGAGGCCGCCGAGGGGCGGATTGGTTCGCCCATCGATCAGGTCCTCCTCTACTGTTATCACTACGATCCGGCCACGGGCCGCTACAGCCTGCTGATCAACAACGTGTTGCGGGTGGCCGGGTTGGTGACGGTCCTGGGGCTGGGCGGCCTGCTGCTGGTGCTGTTTCAGCGGGGAGGCGCCGGAGAAGAAAGCTTCCGGCAGGTGGATCGGGGCGCCGGGCAAGAGGACGTGGTACACGGAGAGAAGGCCGGGTAG